In Lotus japonicus ecotype B-129 chromosome 5, LjGifu_v1.2, one genomic interval encodes:
- the LOC130721368 gene encoding probable 3-deoxy-D-manno-octulosonic acid transferase, mitochondrial — translation MEKGLVAYNVYRAISCGLSPLIRLHLRWRRFRGLEHPHRWPERLGHPSQPQPRRPGPLIWFHAVSLGEGMIALPVIKQCIQRMPHLNVLFTITTLSAFEVLSKRLPSEIILQFSPVDTPASIRSFLHYWKPNAIVLMESELWPNLIMDASKNGITLALLNARISEKSFKVWSGPMLLPLISLMLSKFSLIVPLSTEQGIRFQLLQAPPYIINFSGDLKYVMEDTGVNERGRKNIDNLRLQLSDKQVWMASSIHRGEEEIILGVHNVLMQLQPNIMTIIVPRHPQQGREIAKKFEEEGQNVVLRSQHEKFKPGTNTYVVDTLGELRHLYTLTPIAVIGGSFLPGLSGHNISEAAAAGCAVLTGCHVGHFSHMVTGMQRSNPLSVLQVSGKQELEKALVELFTNTTLLEARRRAAKEAFCSLSSDIVANVCILLNFHIFSRLSVEETKMRNEVS, via the exons atggaGAAGGGGTTGGTGGCGTACAACGTATACAGAGCCATAAGCTGCGGTTTGTCGCCGTTAATCCGCCTCCACCTGCGGTGGCGCAGGTTCCGCGGCCTGGAGCATCCACACCGGTGGCCGGAGCGTCTGGGCCATCCCTCTCAGCCTCAGCCTCGCCGGCCAGGTCCACTCATCTGGTTCCACGCCGTCTCATTGGGCGAAGGGATGATCGCGCTTCCTGTCATCAAACAATGCATTCAGAGAATGCCTCACTTGAACGTGCTCTTCACCATCACCACACTCTCTGCATT TGAAGTATTAAGCAAGCGGCTTCCAAGTGAAATCATTTTACAG TTTTCTCCAGTTGATACACCTGCTTCCATCCGCTCTTTTCTGCATTATTGGAAGCCGAATGCTATTGTGCTAATGGAAAGTGAACTCTGGCCAAATCTTATCATGGATGCTTCAAAAAATGGT ATAACTCTGGCACTGTTAAATGCTCGGATTTCTGAGAAATCCTTTAAAGTGTGGTCAGGACCAATGCTACTTCCATTAATTTCGTTGATGTTATCCAAATTTTCCTTGATTGTTCCGTTG AGTACAGAGCAGGGTATCCGGTTTCAGCTACTGCAAGCCCCTCCATATATTATAAACTTTTCTGGTGATCTTAAGTATG TTATGGAGGACACTGGAGTTAATGAAAGAGGCAGAAAAAACATAGATAATCTGAGACTACAGCTTTCGGACAAGCAAGTTTGGATGGCTTCTTCCATTCAtaggggagaagaagaaa TAATACTAGGAGTTCACAATGTCCTTATGCAGCTGCAACCGAACATAATGACTATTATTGTCCCTCGGCATCCACAACAAGGACGAGAGATTGCCAAA AAATTCGAGGAAGAAGGACAAAATGTAGTTTTGAGGTCTCAACATGAGAAGTTCAAGCCAGGAACAAATACTTATGTGGTGGACACTTTGG GTGAATTAAGACACTTGTACACTTTAACACCAATAGCTGTGATTGGTGGTTCATTCCTCCCAGGTTTATCTGGCCATAATATCTCAGAAGCTGCTGCAGCCGGCTGTGCTGTTTTAACAG GTTGTCACGTTGGGCATTTCTCCCACATGGTAACGGGAATGCAACGATCAAATCCTTTGTCAGTCCTTCAG GTTTCTGGAAAGCAAGAGCTTGAAAAAGCTCTCGTTGAGCTCTTCACAAATACAACTCTTCTGGAAGCACGTCGTAGAGCTGCAAAGGAAGCATTTTGTAGTTTGTCTAGTGACATAGTTGCAAATGTCTGTATTTTgctaaattttcatatttttagtaGATTGTCTGTAGAGGAAACAAAGATGAGAAATGAAGTTTCATAA
- the LOC130720184 gene encoding auxin-induced protein 15A-like produces MACMWRKNGGCGSSGKKLPPDVPRGHLAVTVGEAKKRFVIRADYLNHPLLQQLLDQEAYEGNGFNKSGPLAIPCDEFLFEDILHSLRRSSSSSHVPTKKLDLSLSKDSVSLLQGFDCKRISNNYKH; encoded by the coding sequence ATGGCCTGCATGTGGCGCAAGAATGGCGGTTGCGGCAGCAGCGGGAAGAAGCTGCCGCCGGACGTGCCAAGAGGTCACTTGGCGGTGACGGTAGGAGAAGCGAAAAAGAGGTTTGTGATAAGAGCTGACTACCTGAACCATCCGCTGCTTCAACAACTTTTAGACCAAGAAGCATATGAAGGAAATGGCTTCAACAAGAGTGGTCCTCTAGCTATACCTTGTGATGAGTTCCTATTTGAAGACATTCTTCACTCCCTTCgccgttcttcttcttcttcccatgtGCCTACCAAGAAGCTAGATTTGAGCTTGTCCAAAGACTCTGTTTCACTACTTCAAGGCTTTGATTGCAAAAGGATAAGCAACAACTACAAGCATTAA
- the LOC130720148 gene encoding protein PSK SIMULATOR 1-like — MKGDAVSGTWLSGLWPVSSKSASDDKEAIGILAFEVAGLMYKVVSLWHSLSDREVMSLREWIANSVGVKMLVSDDDCFLMELALNEILDEFESLARSVARLGKRCKNPLYHGYENFVRNPFENYPQWAGWEYRWKKMERKVKKMERFAAAMSQLSQELEVLAERDQTFRRMKANPESKQAKLLEFQKRVMWQRQQVNNLRDMSPWNRSYDYIVRLLARSLFTILERITLVFGIGNSHVPIEKQQYDSPFMNSNSHHSRNHSLPALMLSSVHPSETNPNPYGSCSELVGSKPLLSSEKSKRKKKEMQLTHTQSVKHLHSENKHLKHSGSFKGCMPTNGGSMRLIDCQVKNINDMKTVDKFSLRVHFKLSLKGRLRPGTSTLGDAALALHYANVIVLIEKIVSAPHPIDLQIRDDLYNMLPTTIRTALRTKLKWYAKSKVHDASLAAEWSVVLSQILEWLAPLAHNMVRWHCERNFEKEHDTLKASVLLVQTLYFASQPKTEAAMVELLVGLQYVWRIDREASMRDASDFAGSRSFKRVR; from the coding sequence ATGAAGGGTGACGCGGTGAGTGGGACATGGCTCAGTGGTTTATGGCCAGTCTCCAGCAAGAGTGCTTCAGATGACAAGGAAGCAATTGGAATTTTGGCATTTGAAGTTgctggcttgatgtataaggtGGTTAGTTTATGGCATTCTTTGAGTGACAGGGAGGTGATGAGTCTGAGGGAATGGATAGCAAACTCGGTTGGGGTTAAAATGCTGGTGTCGGACGATGATTGTTTCTTGATGGAGCTTGCATTGAATGAGATACTCGATGAGTTTGAATCTCTTGCAAGGTCTGTGGCCAGGTTGGGTAAGAGGTGCAAGAATCCATTGTATCATGGTTATGAAAATTTTGTCCGCAACCCGTTTGAAAATTATCCTCAATGGGCTGGATGGGAATACAGATGGAAAAAGATGGAGAGGAAGGTGAAGAAAATGGAAAGATTTGCGGCTGCCATGTCACAGTTGTCACAAGAGCTTGAGGTGCTAGCAGAGCGCGATCAAACTTTCAGGAGAATGAAGGCGAATCCTGAGTCGAAACAGGCAAAATTGCTTGAGTTTCAGAAGAGGGTCATGTGGCAGCGCCAGCAAGTGAACAATCTGAGAGACATGTCTCCTTGGAATAGAAGTTATGACTATATTGTTCGATTGCTAGCGAGGTCATTGTTTACAATTCTCGAGAGAATCACACTTGTGTTTGGAATTGGAAACAGTCATGTTCCAATTGAAAAGCAACAATATGATTCACCTTTTATGAATTCTAATAGCCATCATTCACGCAACCATTCATTACCTGCTCTCATGCTTTCGTCTGTTCATCCTTCTGAGACTAATCCTAATCCATATGGATCATGTTCAGAACTTGTTGGGAGCAAGCCACTGTTGAGCTCAGAGAAGagcaaaagaaagaagaaagagatgcAATTGACTCATACACAAAGTGTTAAGCACCTGCATTCAGAAAACAAGCATTTGAAGCATTCTGGGTCCTTTAAAGGGTGCATGCCAACTAATGGTGGTTCCATGAGGTTGATTGATTGTCAAGTGAAAAATATCAATGACATGAAAACAGTGGATAAGTTCTCTCTTAGAGTGCACTTTAAACTATCCCTCAAGGGTCGGTTAAGGCCAGGTACATCTACCCTTGGTGATGCTGCTTTAGCTCTTCATTATGCAAATGTGATTGTGTTGATAGAGAAGATAGTTTCAGCACCTCATCCTATTGATCTTCAAATCAGAGATGATCTTTACAATATGTTACCAACCACTATAAGAACCGCTCTGAGGACTAAGCTTAAATGGTACGCGAAAAGCAAAGTTCATGATGCTAGCCTTGCAGCAGAATGGAGTGTAGTGCTCTCACAGATATTGGAATGGTTGGCTCCATTGGCACACAACATGGTAAGGTGGCATTGTGAGAGGAATTTTGAGAAGGAGCATGATACTTTGAAAGCCAGTGTTTTGCTTGTCCAGACTCTTTACTTTGCGAGCCAACCGAAAACTGAAGCTGCAATGGTTGAGCTGCTTGTTGGTCTGCAGTATGTATGGAGGATTGATAGAGAAGCTAGCATGAGAGATGCATCGGATTTTGCAGGCTCTAGATCCTTTAAACGTGTTCGTTAA